CATAGTTGGCCTTCACGGCCTTGTCGGCCGTGTGGTGGCAGCTCCAGTCGAGGTTGAAGCTGGCCCGGGTGTGCCAGTTGCGCTGGCCCAGGGAGCTGGCGAAGCCGCTGTGGAGGGTGCCGGCGGCCCAGATTCCCGCCAGGTCCAGGCCCGCCGCGGCGCCGCGGATGGCCTCCAGGGCTTCCCCCCGCGGTGGCAGGGCCGCGGCCACCTCATGGTCCCCCGAGGGGCCGCCGGTGGCGTAGTGGATATAAGGGTCTTCCGGCAGATGGTGGCGCTGGTGGCGCAGTTCGGCCAGCAGCCCCATCAGCAGGGGCTGGTCCTGGGCGGCATCGCCGGACAGCTCCACGCGCCCGCCGGCGTGGCGCGCGCCTTCTATCAGGTCGATCTCGAGGCTGCGACGGACGACGCTGCCCGCCTGGCGGACTCGGGCCTGATTGAAGCGTACGAAATCCGACTCCTCGCCGTCGAAGGCCAGCAGCAGCACCTCCCCGTCCTCCAGGCCCGCCGTGAGGACATCACCCAGGTGATAGAAATAATCCTTCATCAGCCAGCGCCTCCGAACACCTCGACGTCCCTGAACACACAGGGGGGCGAGGCATGGCCGACGTGGATCATCTGGTTGGGTTCTCCCTTGCCGCAGTTGTTTACGCCGTGCACCTCGAGGCCGCTGCCCACGGCGGCGAGGTTGCGCCAGAAGGTGGCGGAGATGCCGCGATAGTTGGGGTTGCGCACCACCCCGCCGAGGGCGCCGTCTTCTATGAGGCGACCGTACTCGCAGCCGAACTGGAACTTGTTGCGGCTGTCGTCGATGGACCAGGAGCGGTTGGTGTCCATCAGCACGCCCCGTTCCACCCCGGCCATGAGGTCGGCCAGGGCGCCATGGCCCGGCTCCACGTTGAGATTGGCCATGCGGTCGATGGGCGGCCGGTCCCAGGAGCAGGCACGGGCGTTGGCGGTGCCCGGCAGGCCGGCGCGGGCCTGGGATGTGGCGCCGCCGAGGGGGCGCTCGAGGATCCCCTCCCGGATGAGATGCACCCGCTCGGCAGGCAGGCCCTCGTCATCGAAGGCGTAGGCGGCGGACTCGCCGGCCACCGTGGGGTCGAAGGTGACGTTGAGCAGCGGCGAGCCGTAGCGGTAATGGCCGAACATGTCCGGGGTGACGAAGCTGGTGCCCGCGTAGTTGCGCTCGTCACCGAGGATGCGGTCCAGCTCCAGGGGATGGCCGATGCTCTCGTGGATCTGCAGGGTCATCTGGCTCGGCATGAGCAGGATGTCGGTGGGCCCGGAGGGGCACTCGGGGGCCGCCAGCAGCGCCAGGGCCTCCTCCGCCACCCGCGGGGCGGCGGCGGGGAAATCCAGCAGTTCCAGTTGCTCCAGGCCGCCCTGGCGGGAGCCCCGGGCGCCGCCGCCGGTGCGCACCTGGGTCAGGGCGCCGGCATGGGCTACCGCCCGCAGACCCGGGTCGATGAAATGGAAGCGCTGCAGAATATGGGCACCGTCGCCGCTCACCAGCAGGGTGCTCACCTGGCGGCCCACCAGCCAGGCCAGCCAGTCGACGATGCGTTCATCGACCTTGAGGGCGCGGCTGGCGTCCTGGAGCAGGGCGATCCGCGCGTCCTGGGAGAGGTCGTCCCAGGGCCGCGCCACGGTCGTCTCGTAGCGCCCCCGGTGGGCGCTGCGGGCCTGCTCCGCCGGCGCCACCAGGCCGTGGCCGGCGGTGAGATCCGCCCATGTCCGGGCATCGGCCGCCGCCGCCGCGAGCCCCGCCGGGCTCAAGTCACTGGTGGCGGCGTAACCCGTGCCACCGGATCGGGTCAGGGTGACGAAGGCCCCCGTGGTGACGGCGGTGGAGGGCGGCAGCACCACGTCCTGGCGCACCGCCAGGGCGCTGCGGCGTTCCGCCACCAGGCGCAGGGACCAGTAGTCGGCGGCGGGCGCCAGGTTGGCAAAGCGCCGGGCGCTCTCTTCGAGCAGGGCTTCCATGGATGGTCGTCGTCTCGGGGTGAGGGTATGGGGTAACGATAGGGATTCGACGCCGCGTGAGGTGGAAGGTTTCCCCTCAGTCGTCGTTCTTCAGCCGGCGTTTTTTGGGCACCCCTTTAGTGGCGGCATCCACCGCCAGGGCCCGCATCAGGCCCGCCATGGCGACCAGCAGCAACAGGGACATGGGCAGGCCGACAGTGAGGGACGCGGCGCGCAGGGCCTGCAGGCCGCCGAAGGTCAGCAGCACGGCAGCCACCATGCCCTCGGACACGGCCCAGAATACCCGCTGGGCCCTGGGGGGGTTGGGGTGGCCGCCCGAGGTCACCATGTCGTCCACCAGGGAGCCGGAATCCGAGGAAGTCACGAAATAGGTGAGGATCAGCAGGGTGACCAATACCGAGAGGATGCTGGTCAGGGGCAGTTGCTCCAGGAGGGCATAGAAGGCCAGGGCGCTGTCGTTCGCGGCCGTGTCGGCCAGCGCCTTGTGGCCTTGCTCGTAGAGCCGTATGGCCGTGCCGCCCATGACCGAGAACCAGAAGAAGACCACCACCGTGGGCACCAGCATGGCGGCGGCGATGAACTCCCGGATGGTACGGCCCTTGGAGATGCGCGAGATGAAGACCCCCACGAAGGGGGACCAGGAGATCCACCAGCTCCAGTAGAACAGGGTCCAGTCGGTCTGCCAGCCGCCCTGCTCGCCGGGCTCGACCCACAGGCTGGTCAGGGGTAGCTTCTGCAGGTAATAGCCGATGCTGGTGACGAAGAAATCGAGTATGTACAGGGTCGGGCCCGCCACGAAGACGAATGTCAGGATCAGCAGGGACAGGCCCACGTTGAACTCGCTGAGGAAGCGCATACCCAGATGGAGCCCGCTCACCACGGATACCGTGGCCACGGCGGTGATGCCGAGGATGAGGGCGATCTGCACCGACTGGCTCTGCTCCACGCCAGCGATGTGATGGAGCCCGGCATTGATCTGCAGGGCCCCCAGGCCGAGGGAGGTGGCCACCCCGAACAGGGTGCCCACGGTGCAGAGGATATCCACCCCATGACCTATGGGCCCGTGGATGCGCTCGCCGATGAGGGGATAGAGCAGGGAACGCGGTGCCAGGGGCAGGTCGTGGCGAAAATGGAAATAGGCCAGGGGTAGGGCGATGGCGCAGTAGATGGCCCAGGGGTGGAGCCCCCAGTGGAAGAAGGTGAAGCGCATGGCCTCGCGCCGCGCGGCATCGGTGGCGCCTTCGCCCATGGGGGGTGACACGAAGTGCTGCAGGGGTTCGGCCACGCCGAAGAAGACGATGCCGATGCCCATGCCCGCCGAGAGCATCATGGAAAACCAGGTCAGGTAACCGAACTCGGGCCTGGAGTCCTCGCCGCCGAGACGGATGCGCCCGTAGGGCCCCACCATCAGCCACAGCACCGCCACCAGCAGGGTGCTGGCGGTCAGCACGTAGAACCAGCCGAAGCGTTCCACGATGAATCCCTGCATCGAGTGGAACAGGTCCGAGGCGGTTTCGGGCCACAGGCTACCGAAGGTGACGAAGCTCACCACGGCGAGGGCTGAGCCGATGAAGACCGCCGGCTCCATGGCCTCGAGGATGCGGGCAACGAAGGGCATCGTCAGGATATCGGGAAGGGCGGGTTACTCGAGGCGGAAGCCGATGTTCAAGCGCACCTGGTAGTGGCCCACCTTGCCGTCCATGATGTGCCCGCGGGTCTCCTTCACCTCGAACCACTCGAGATTCTTGAGGGTGGAAGCCGCCCGCGCGATGGCCTGCTGGATGGCGTCGTCGGTGCCGATCGTGGATGAACCGACGATCTCGATGATCTTGTATACGTTGTCGCTCATGTTGGTCTCTCCTCCGTCGTTATACGCGTGGGGTGGGCTGCGCCGGAAAGGCGTGGCGCCCACGAGAAAGTTATCACCGCTACGCCCGGATTGTTACCGTCCGCCTTCTCGACTCGGCCGGCATTGACGGATGTTGCTGCGGCGACGGCAGAAACGGCCGGTTCATGAGGACCGGTTACCCATCAGGGAACCAGTTTGCTGAGCAGCCGGGTGAGTTCCCGGATCTCGGCGCCATCGAGGGGCGCCAGAAAGCGTTCCTCGTGGGCGATGACATCATCCAGGGCCTCCTGCAGGAAACGCTCGCCCTGGGGGCTCAGCCGCACCAGCCGGCTGCGCCGGTCGGTGGGGTTGGGCGGGCGGGTCACCAACTCCCTCGCCTCGAGGCGATGCAGGATCTTGGTGAGGCCACCGGAACTCAGGAGCAGGGAGCGATAAAGCACCGTGGGTGTCAGGGTGCGGGGAGGGGGCTGGGTGCGCAGGGCGGCGAGGACGTCGAAGTCCGCCGGCAGCAGATCGAAGGGGGCGAGGACGGTGGCGAGGTCGTCGTAAAGATAATCCCGGGCCCGATACAGCCACAGCACAACGGGATGGACACGCCGCGCCGCGTCGGGCCATTCGCTGGCGAGGCCGGCGAGCATCTGGGCGATGGAGGTCTTGTCGGTCACCGTTGCAACCATAGCAGAACTGCTATCTTGCCAGAAAGATATCGCGCGATATCCGGCTCGTCCGGTTTCTCGGCGCGATTGGCCGGTGACACCCCGTGCCCGTCATTGAGCAAGGTCATTTTTCGGTGGCCGGCGTGCGGTTATAAAATGGGAGCCTGCGGTCTGGAAGGATCATTGCGCCACGTGCCCCTGGAATGGACCACACATCGGTAACCCGCACCATCCTCGACTCCCCGGTCGTCGGCCGGCGACTGGGCCACCTGCTCGCCGTGGTCTTCCTGCTGTTTGGCCTGCTGGCCGTCAATGGCGCGTACCTGGGGGGGATCACGGCGCTGGAGGCCGCCACGGAAAAGGTCTACCAGGACCGACTGTACCTCTTCATGTTCCTTGCCCATCTGGTGCTCGGGCTGGCTCTGCTGCCGCCGTTCCTGGTCTTCGGCGCGCTCCACTTCCGCCGCGCCCGCCACCGCCCCAACCGTTACGCCATCGGCGCAGGCACGTTGTTGTTCCTCACGGGGCTGGTACTGCTGGGGTCGGGACTGGTGCTCACCCGCTTCGGCTTCTTCGAGGTCAACGACCCGGCGCTACGGAGCACGGCCTACTGGGTGCACGTGGTGACGCCCGTCGCTGCGATATGGCTGTTCGTGGTCCACCGTCTGGCGGGACCGCCGCTGCGCTGGCGGGCGGGCGCCGCATGGGCCGTTGCCGGTCTGGCCGCCGCGGCGATCCTCGCCGGGGGACAGGCGGCCAGCCGCTCCCAGCCGCCGGTCATGACGGCGGCCCACGAGCCGGCCCTGGTGCGTACCGCCGGGGCCCGAATCCCGGCCCGGCACCTCATGCAGGACGCGGTGTGCGCCGAATGCCACGCAGACATCGCCAAGCGGGCCGCCATGGGCATGCATCGCTTCAGCTCCTTCAACAATCCGGCCTACCGTTTCAGCGTCGACCTCACCCGCGAGGAACTCATGGCCCGGGATGGCGATGTGGAGGGCGCGCGGTTGTGCGCAGTCTGCCACGACCAGGTGCCGCTGTTCTCGGGGCGTTTCGACAATCCGGACTATGACCCGGACGCCGATCCGGGGGCCGCGGTGGGGATCGGCTGCCTCGGCTGTCATGCCATCACGGCGGTGAACAGTCCGCGGGGCAACGGCGCCTACGACTTCGCCGATCCGCCCCGTTATCCGTTCGCCGCCAGCGACAATCCGCTGCTCCAGGCCGTCAACCGCCAACTCATCAAGGCCAAGCCGGCCTTTCACAAGGCGACGCTCCTCAAGCCGGCCCACCGCACGGCGGAGTTCTGCTCCACCTGCCACAAGGTGCACCTGCCCTACGCTCTCAACCACTACAAGTGGTTGCGCGGCCAGAACCACTACGACAGCTTTCTGCTCTCCGGCGTCTCGGGCCACCGCGTGGACAGTTTCTACTACCCCGAGCAGGCGGTGCCCAATTGCGCCCATTGCCACATGCGGCCGCTGCCCTCCGACGACCCCGCCGCCCGGGACTTCGCGGGTGACGGTCGCCGCACGGTTCACGACCACCTGTTCGGCGCCGCCAACACCGGCGTGCCGCACATGCTCGGCCATCCCGAGTGGACGCTGGAGGCGCGACGGCAGTTCCTGGAGGGGGTGGCGCGCCTCGACCTGTTCGGGATCCGCGACGACGGCGACATCGACGGCGAACTCCACGCCCCGCTGCGCCCGCGCCTGCCCGTACTCGAGCCCGGCCGGCGCTATCTGCTCGAGGCGGTGGTGCGGACCCTCGCCATCGGCCACCAGCTCACTCAGGGCACCACCGACTCCAATGAGTTGTGGCTCGACGTGACCGTCAGCAGCGGCGGCCGCGTCATCGGGCGCAGCGGCGCCCTCGACCCGCAGGGTGAGGTGGACCCATGGTCCTACTTCATCAACAGCTATCTGGTGGACCGCCACGGCAACCGGATAGAGCGCCGCGATGCCCACAACATCTTCGCCGCCCTCTATGACCATCAGGTCCCACCCGGCGCGGCGGCCACGGTGCATTACGGCTTCGAGGTGCCGCCCGACGTCAGCGCGCCCGTCACCATCGAGGCGCGGCTCCGGTACCGCAAGTTCGACAGCCGTTTCATGGGTCACATGGACGGAGAGGGGATCACGGGCAACCCCTTGCCCATCACCACCCTGGCCACCGACCGAGTGACCCTGCCGATGGCCGGCGTCGCCCCCGGGGTCCCCGAGCAGTCCCGTGAGGTGGCGGCCTGGGAACGCTGGAACGACTACGGTATCGGCCTGCTGAGCAAGGGGCGCCGCGAACTGCGCCAGGCCGAGGCGGCCTTCCGCGAGGTGGAGGCCCTGGACCCCGCTCACGGGGCCACCAACCTGGCGCGGGTCCACTATCGCGAGGGCCGCCTGGAGGAGGCTGCCGCCGATCTCGGGCACGCCGCCGCGGCCGGGGCGCCGCCGTGGGTGGTGGCGTGGCTGTCGGCCCGCGTGGAACGGGAGTTCGGCGATCTGGATAGTGCCATAGCCCGCCTCGAGGCGCTGGTGGCGACCCGCTTCGAGGAGGCCCGCCGGCGCGGCTTCGACTTCTCCCGCGACTACCGCGTGTGGAACGAGTTGGGACGCACCCTGTTCGAGCGGGCCCGCCGGGAACGGGGTGCCGAGCATCGGACACGGCGTGCCGCCTTCCTGGCGCGGGCACGGGACGCCCTGGAACAGGCCCTCGCCATGGAGCCGGAGAACGCCGGCACCCACCACAACCTCGCTTTGGTGTACAGCGCCCTGGACGACTCCGCGACGGCCGCCCGCCACCGCGAGCTGCACGACCGCTATCGCCCGAACGACCACGCCGTTGCGGCGGCGGTGGCCGCCCATCGTCGCCGCAACCCCGCCGCCGACCACGCCGCGGAGGCGACCGCCGTCTATGATCTGCAGCGTCCCGGGGCGCACGGGCTGGCCGCCCCCGCCCGCCTGGCGCGCCGTGCGGAGTGATCGGATGGTGACGGAGCGCAGACGGGGCAGCGGGCCTACGGTGGCCGAGAGGAAGGTCCGCAACGCGCTGCTGGTATCGCTGCTGGCGGCGGCGGTCATCGCGGGGCTGGTGGCGACGGCGGTGCTGTGGCAGCGCATGCGGGCACCCGCACCGGAGCCGGTGATAGAGGCCGAGGTCGCTCCCCCCGAGGCGCCCCCGGCGCCCGTCACCGGCGAGGTGCCGGCCATTCCCTTCACCGACGTCACCGAGGCCGCCGGCATCGCCTTCCACCACGTCAACGGCGCCTACGGCGAGCGCCTGATGCCCGAGACCATCGGCAGCGGCGTGGCCTTCCTGGACTACGACGGCGACGGCGATCAGGACCTCCTGCTGGTGAACTCGCGCCACTGGCCGGACCGCCCGGCGCAGGGCACCCCGCGCCATGCCCTCTACGCCAACGACGGTCACGGACGCTTCACCGACGTCACCGAGGAGGCCGGACTGGCCTTCTCCGACTATGGCATGGGCGTCGCGGTGGGGGATTACGACGGCGACGGCCGGCCGGATATCTACATCACCTGCCTCGGCCCCAATCGTCTCCTGCGTAATCGTGGTGACGGCACCTTCGAGGACGTGACCGGCGCCGCCGGCGTCGCGGGAGGCGAGAGCGAGTGGGGCACCAGCGCCGTCTTCTTCGACTACGATGGCGACGGCGACCTCGACCTCTTTGTCAACAACTACGTGCGCTGGTCGCGGGCCGACGATCTCGCCATCGGCTTCCGGCTCACCGGGCTGGGGCGGGCCTACGGTGCCCCTAACCACTTTGTGGGCGCCGACAACCGTCTGTTCCGTAACGAGGGTGACGGGACCTTTCGGGATGTGTCCCGGGAAGCCGGCATCGAGGTGAAGGATCGGGTTTCAGGCACCCCGGTGGGCAAGGGCCTGGGGGTGGTGGTGGTGGACTACGACGGTGACGGCCGGCCGGACCTGGCGGTGGCCAACGACACCGTGCGCAATTTTCTCT
Above is a window of Gammaproteobacteria bacterium DNA encoding:
- a CDS encoding TldD/PmbA family protein, which gives rise to MEALLEESARRFANLAPAADYWSLRLVAERRSALAVRQDVVLPPSTAVTTGAFVTLTRSGGTGYAATSDLSPAGLAAAAADARTWADLTAGHGLVAPAEQARSAHRGRYETTVARPWDDLSQDARIALLQDASRALKVDERIVDWLAWLVGRQVSTLLVSGDGAHILQRFHFIDPGLRAVAHAGALTQVRTGGGARGSRQGGLEQLELLDFPAAAPRVAEEALALLAAPECPSGPTDILLMPSQMTLQIHESIGHPLELDRILGDERNYAGTSFVTPDMFGHYRYGSPLLNVTFDPTVAGESAAYAFDDEGLPAERVHLIREGILERPLGGATSQARAGLPGTANARACSWDRPPIDRMANLNVEPGHGALADLMAGVERGVLMDTNRSWSIDDSRNKFQFGCEYGRLIEDGALGGVVRNPNYRGISATFWRNLAAVGSGLEVHGVNNCGKGEPNQMIHVGHASPPCVFRDVEVFGGAG
- a CDS encoding BCCT family transporter; this encodes MPFVARILEAMEPAVFIGSALAVVSFVTFGSLWPETASDLFHSMQGFIVERFGWFYVLTASTLLVAVLWLMVGPYGRIRLGGEDSRPEFGYLTWFSMMLSAGMGIGIVFFGVAEPLQHFVSPPMGEGATDAARREAMRFTFFHWGLHPWAIYCAIALPLAYFHFRHDLPLAPRSLLYPLIGERIHGPIGHGVDILCTVGTLFGVATSLGLGALQINAGLHHIAGVEQSQSVQIALILGITAVATVSVVSGLHLGMRFLSEFNVGLSLLILTFVFVAGPTLYILDFFVTSIGYYLQKLPLTSLWVEPGEQGGWQTDWTLFYWSWWISWSPFVGVFISRISKGRTIREFIAAAMLVPTVVVFFWFSVMGGTAIRLYEQGHKALADTAANDSALAFYALLEQLPLTSILSVLVTLLILTYFVTSSDSGSLVDDMVTSGGHPNPPRAQRVFWAVSEGMVAAVLLTFGGLQALRAASLTVGLPMSLLLLVAMAGLMRALAVDAATKGVPKKRRLKNDD
- a CDS encoding dodecin, which translates into the protein MSDNVYKIIEIVGSSTIGTDDAIQQAIARAASTLKNLEWFEVKETRGHIMDGKVGHYQVRLNIGFRLE
- a CDS encoding MarR family transcriptional regulator is translated as MVATVTDKTSIAQMLAGLASEWPDAARRVHPVVLWLYRARDYLYDDLATVLAPFDLLPADFDVLAALRTQPPPRTLTPTVLYRSLLLSSGGLTKILHRLEARELVTRPPNPTDRRSRLVRLSPQGERFLQEALDDVIAHEERFLAPLDGAEIRELTRLLSKLVP
- a CDS encoding aspartate phosphatase, translating into MDHTSVTRTILDSPVVGRRLGHLLAVVFLLFGLLAVNGAYLGGITALEAATEKVYQDRLYLFMFLAHLVLGLALLPPFLVFGALHFRRARHRPNRYAIGAGTLLFLTGLVLLGSGLVLTRFGFFEVNDPALRSTAYWVHVVTPVAAIWLFVVHRLAGPPLRWRAGAAWAVAGLAAAAILAGGQAASRSQPPVMTAAHEPALVRTAGARIPARHLMQDAVCAECHADIAKRAAMGMHRFSSFNNPAYRFSVDLTREELMARDGDVEGARLCAVCHDQVPLFSGRFDNPDYDPDADPGAAVGIGCLGCHAITAVNSPRGNGAYDFADPPRYPFAASDNPLLQAVNRQLIKAKPAFHKATLLKPAHRTAEFCSTCHKVHLPYALNHYKWLRGQNHYDSFLLSGVSGHRVDSFYYPEQAVPNCAHCHMRPLPSDDPAARDFAGDGRRTVHDHLFGAANTGVPHMLGHPEWTLEARRQFLEGVARLDLFGIRDDGDIDGELHAPLRPRLPVLEPGRRYLLEAVVRTLAIGHQLTQGTTDSNELWLDVTVSSGGRVIGRSGALDPQGEVDPWSYFINSYLVDRHGNRIERRDAHNIFAALYDHQVPPGAAATVHYGFEVPPDVSAPVTIEARLRYRKFDSRFMGHMDGEGITGNPLPITTLATDRVTLPMAGVAPGVPEQSREVAAWERWNDYGIGLLSKGRRELRQAEAAFREVEALDPAHGATNLARVHYREGRLEEAAADLGHAAAAGAPPWVVAWLSARVEREFGDLDSAIARLEALVATRFEEARRRGFDFSRDYRVWNELGRTLFERARRERGAEHRTRRAAFLARARDALEQALAMEPENAGTHHNLALVYSALDDSATAARHRELHDRYRPNDHAVAAAVAAHRRRNPAADHAAEATAVYDLQRPGAHGLAAPARLARRAE
- a CDS encoding CRTAC1 family protein, with the protein product MVTERRRGSGPTVAERKVRNALLVSLLAAAVIAGLVATAVLWQRMRAPAPEPVIEAEVAPPEAPPAPVTGEVPAIPFTDVTEAAGIAFHHVNGAYGERLMPETIGSGVAFLDYDGDGDQDLLLVNSRHWPDRPAQGTPRHALYANDGHGRFTDVTEEAGLAFSDYGMGVAVGDYDGDGRPDIYITCLGPNRLLRNRGDGTFEDVTGAAGVAGGESEWGTSAVFFDYDGDGDLDLFVNNYVRWSRADDLAIGFRLTGLGRAYGAPNHFVGADNRLFRNEGDGTFRDVSREAGIEVKDRVSGTPVGKGLGVVVVDYDGDGRPDLAVANDTVRNFLYRNRGDGTFEEVGEFEGIAYDRNGRSTGAMGIDAAHFRNDGELGIVIGNFANEMSSLFVTADGRAPFADEAMLEGLGADTRLALTFGVFFFDADLDGRLDLFQANGHLEHEINKVQPSQHYAQPPQLFWNCGAACDNRFRPVAEAGDLARPLVGRGAAYGDIDGDGDLDLVVVQNGRAARLFRNVQDRGHHWLRVRLEDGGANRAAIGARLELTTAGTTQYRRVTRTRSFMSQVELPVTFGLGTSRQVDRLVVIWPDGARQEVSVPAVDTTLVVRRRSDPGGAVAAQPRSEAD